AGAGTTCGTCACCAGCTCGAAGCGTTCGCTCTCCTCGATGTCCCTTCTGAGGGCGTTGAGGACCTCCAGGCCGTAGACGGTTGCGTTGCTCCTCCTGTCGGGGCGCGTCCAGATGGCCATGACCCTGGCATCTATCCCCGGGGCGAAGAAGCGTTCGAAGTTTTCCTCCAGAACGTGAACCTTCCCCCTGTCCCTTTCGTCGTAGATGAACGTCGGGAGGTCGGAATGGGCGTCGAATATCATGGCTCCTCACTGGCTCTCCTCTATAGCAACCACCTCAGTCATAGCTTCGGCCCTTATCTCCGGGTCGGGTATGCTCTCAACGATCTCCCGCGCTTCTTCAAACTCGTTTCTTTTTGCCAGCTCTACGGCTATTGCCCTCAGGGCGTCGCTCTTCTTGCGAACGTCCTTTATAGCTTTCGCGAACTCAAGCGCCCTTCTCAGGCTTCCGAGTTCGGTCAGAATCCTGGCTATCTTCTGCACGTTGGCCTCCGTGAAGCGCGGGTTTTTACAGTGCTCAAAGGCCCTGTCAACGACCTCCAGATACTCTACGTTGTTCACCCTCTTCATCCAGAGCGCCACTTCAAGCTCTCCTATGAGCCTCACGACCCCGGCGTACTTCTTCTCAATGAGCGCAAGGGCGTAGTGGTTCCTTCCCTCAAGGAGCGCCTGCCGTATCGACGGGAGGCCGACCTCGTAGACCGTCTGGGCCAGCTCTATCTTCTTCTCGACGACGGCCGCGCGCTGGTTTACATGGAGCTTGTCAAATATGTCGAAGGCCATACGGTAGAAGTCGAGGGCTTTACTCGACGGAAGTGCATCACCCGCCTTCTCAAGGAGCTCGCCTATCCGTATTATGCCGTCGACTTTAAGGTTGTACCCCACTTCCGCCCCGATTATTGTGTCAAAGGCTATGTTGAAGAGCTCAAGGGCGTTTTCGGGATAACCCCCAATTGCCAGATGATACGCAAGCTCGGAGAGGACTATCCCCTTCTCTATTGGGCTTTTTATTCTACCAGTTACGTCCAGAGCACGATTGAAGAAATCCATAGCGTCCTCTTCGTATCCCATTATCGCGAGGGAAGAGGCTATCGTTGAGTACGCCACTGCTCTGCTGGCCGGGTCTTTGAGCTTCTTGGCTATGTACATGGCGTCCTCTATTATGCTGGGGATCCATTCTTGGGGCCCGCCGTGCTGGTATATAGCAACGGCTATGTCCGTGAGAACCTCTATCTGGTCCAGGGGATCCTTCAGATTGTGAACCTCGGACAGGGCCTCCTCGTAGTACCCCCTTTCAATCAATAGTTCTATTTCCTCGCGCGTCGTCATCCTAACTGTTTAGTCTGTTCTAAATCCTTATAAACATTCCCTGGCCACTTTAAGTGAGGAAAGATGCTGACTCTGGCCCTTTACAACACGTACGACCCAAAGAAGCTCCATGAGGCCCACCTCAGGGCGATAGCCAGGGCCGGGCCAATTGCCCACGCCTACGGCTTCCATCTGGCACTGGTTGGCTTCCCCTTTGAGGGAGAGCCGCTGGACGTTGCCCGGGAGATTAGCTCCCGCACCACGATAGGTGAGGGCGGAAAATACCTGCTTGAGCTGGCCGAGAGAAACCGCTTCCACCTTCTGGAGTTCCCCAGGAGGGGGTTTCCGCCGCAGTTCGGTGTCCCCGTCGCCACGACCAGAAAGCCGAGCGAGGAGAAGGAGATAACACCACTTGAGCTTGCAGAGAGGGCTTTGAGGGGTGAGAGTTTCCTCCTCCTGGTCGGCCTCGGCAGGCACGGCCTCCCGAAGGAAATCTTTAAGACCGCCCGCTACCACATGGACATCACTGGAAAGAGGGTAAGCTTGGAAACCTGCACCGCGATAGGTGCCATACCCGCGAGAATAAGCACCCTCATGGAGGCGCTGAAATGGAGGACTCATGGAAAAAGGATCTGGCGTGGATACTGATAGCCCTCCTGGCGGTCTTCACGCTCCAGGTGGGCCTCAAACTGGCCCTTCACACTGATTCGCCCCTGGTAATAGTCGTCAGCGAGTCCATGGAGCCCGTATTTTATCGGGGTGACGTCGTCCTGCTCAAGGGTATAAACGAGGATAACATAGACGACGTCCGCGTCGGTGACGTTATCGTCTACAAACGGCCCGGCTATGAATACCCGATAATCCACCGCGTCAGGGAGATAAACACGGTCGAGCTGGGGGGAAAGGTCGAGAAGTGCTTCGTGACGTGGGGCGACAACAACTGGGCTCCCGACCCCCCGTATCCGACACCCTACGGCACCATCCCCTGCGTTCCAGCTTATGCCGTTGAGGACAAGGCTTTAGTCGTCTTCCCGAAGATAGGGCTCATCCCCCTCATAATAAGGGAGCACCTCGGCCTGGGATGATGTGAGGGTAGGTGTCCGAGGGTTCCGATGATGAGCTAATCGGCCCCTGACCCTACGAAAGACAAGGGGGCTCCGCCCCCTTATCTCTCTGTACTCTCAAACCCCCGTAGTGGGGTTCCACCCCACAACCCCGTTCTTCTCTAAAAACCTGGGAAACTACGTTTCCCCACCTTCCTTACTCCTTAACCCTCCGGGGGGCTAACGCCCCCACACCCCCAGAAACTTTGCGAAGGCAAAGTTTCTATCCGCTCAGTGGTGACCGCTCTCCTCACCCATCGGAAGGGCTTGGGCTTCATCATCGCTGGACTTAAAAACGCTCACGACCTTTTAACCTTGGTGATGTCATGAGGTTCATTCCGCTTATAGTTGCCCGGCCCGAGGTTCAGATGGCCATAGACGAGGCGATAATGCGCGCCAGAATCGAGGGAAAAGCCCCAGACACGGTCAGGCTCTACGCCTTCTCGCCGAGCTCGGTAACCATTGGGAGATTCCAGAGCGTCGTCCACGACGTCAACCTTGAGGAAGCCAAGCGGCTCGGCATCCCAGTCGTAAGGAGAATAACCGGCGGCGGTTCGGTGTTCCACGACGAGTTCGGCGAGATAACCTACTCGGTGATCGT
This window of the Thermococcus thermotolerans genome carries:
- a CDS encoding signal peptidase I, giving the protein MEDSWKKDLAWILIALLAVFTLQVGLKLALHTDSPLVIVVSESMEPVFYRGDVVLLKGINEDNIDDVRVGDVIVYKRPGYEYPIIHRVREINTVELGGKVEKCFVTWGDNNWAPDPPYPTPYGTIPCVPAYAVEDKALVVFPKIGLIPLIIREHLGLG
- a CDS encoding DUF531 domain-containing protein produces the protein MLTLALYNTYDPKKLHEAHLRAIARAGPIAHAYGFHLALVGFPFEGEPLDVAREISSRTTIGEGGKYLLELAERNRFHLLEFPRRGFPPQFGVPVATTRKPSEEKEITPLELAERALRGESFLLLVGLGRHGLPKEIFKTARYHMDITGKRVSLETCTAIGAIPARISTLMEALKWRTHGKRIWRGY